TGACCTCACGTTGATCGGGGTCTTCCAGGAAGTTGTCGTATTCGGTAGAGCCGGGGCTTGCAATGTGGCGCTTCAAGAGCATTTCACGAGCTCCAGAGATAGCCTCGAAGCCCTTCTGGCGGCCCTTCTCGAGCAGAATGAGAATACCCCCGTTGGGGTTCAAAAGAGACCACAAGTTCTCCACGTGTTGTTTGCGCTCatgttcttcttcaagacCGAGAAGAGAGTGCGGTGCGATGATGATATCGTACTGCTTGCGTTTAGGAGCATCCCGCAAGTCATCAATTGTAGGTTTCTCGCGCACGTGGACGTAATCAGGCAGCCGTGGAAGGAAGGTAGTGTTTTCTAGCATGACAGCGGCGCGCACTCGAAGGGCATCGGAGCCTGTCAGCACCGTTGATCTCCCAAAGGGGATGGGGGCTCCCGCAGGATGATCGGGCACCATGAGCTCCCATTCTGCGCGGATGACATCTCTCCAGGCCAAAATACCGGCACCACCACCGCTGGCATCAAGAACGTTTGGCCCACCATCTTGTGCAATGAGACGGCGGATCCAATCGACGCCCAATCGCTTGCGAACCTCAACCATAACACTGAGTGTCGATGCGTAGATTCCAGGGTACAAAGCTGCCAAGTATGCGTTGGCCTCCATTGCTCCCATGTGACGCCGCGAAGCTTGGAGAGCGATAGGAAGCTGTGGTAATTGAGCACGCGGAGGCGCCGTTGTACTAGAATGGGGCAAACCTGGTCCTCCAAACAAGCGCCGGGCAGTCTCCGAAATGTGCTTGTTGGAGAATTCCGACAGAATGACTGATATGGGACCAGTGACAGTGTCCTTGGGCAGATGGATAGTTGTAGGATCAGTTCCAAACTTGCCCTCGAGAGTGAGAGGATGCATTCTTGGAGCAGAGTCAGGAACGGCCTCGTTCTCAAATTCCTCGAGCATGATCTCGCCGCCCAACTGCTCTGCGACTTCCCTGGTCCGTTGCATGGCAAGTGTTTCCCGCTCTTCCGGGGAAACATCCATATCATAGACGAGTGAAACATCGTCCTCAGCGGTGGCGCTTTCTTCTAGATTAACTTCCTCCCACCCTCCTTGTCCATCTTCGCGGAGCAAGCTCAAATCTTCCTCTTGCTCAACCATCAACTCAGCTTCCTGTCGAATGATTGGCTCTCCGTAGAGGCGAGCGTAGATTTGAAGCTCGGCATCATCCAACAGCCCCTCTGGCACCTCATCTCCAAAACGCTGTTTAATCTTGTGTACCCATGACTCTGCGGTGTGTTCGTCTCGCTGGCCGATCAGGTCGATGATCTCGTCTCCATCGCCCTCTTCGCCCATAATTTCCAACTCTTCAAGTATTTGTACCATTTCTGCCTCATTCTCGCCGATTCGGTCGATCAGAATATTGATATCATTCGGTTCGATGGACTGACTGGATTGAGGCGGCGAGTCGGCGGGCGCTGGGCCTGACACAAACCTCCGCtgagggtgacattgtgATGCCGCATAGTCGGAAGTTTTTCTTCGGTGCGCAAGACCGCTGGACGCGACCAAAGATGACGCATTTTGTACAAGCGTGCGTTGCTGTCTAGGTGTCAAGCGATTAGCAGGCCCGCGGAGCTGTCGCGATCCAGAAGGGCAGGCAAAGGTGCGAAATAGTTCGCGCGGTTGTGACCGACTCGCGCCTGATGCTGAAGACCTGGACAACATTATTCAGCTCTTGTTGACAATCCCTTCTGGAGAGGttgagagagaaagaaaaatggtCGAGCCTAGAAAATTGATGCCAAGATACCCATGCGCGCCTATCACAAACCACGGGCTTCTCATTGGCTGGTCCGCGGCTATTCCCTTGGGTCGGTTTTAGCTCGGTGCTAGAGATCTATAACAACGTACCACATGAAATTT
The nucleotide sequence above comes from Penicillium digitatum chromosome 1, complete sequence. Encoded proteins:
- a CDS encoding Ribosomal protein Rsm22, bacterial-type, with protein sequence MLSRSSASGASRSQPRELFRTFACPSGSRQLRGPANRLTPRQQRTLVQNASSLVASSGLAHRRKTSDYAASQCHPQRRFVSGPAPADSPPQSSQSIEPNDINILIDRIGENEAEMVQILEELEIMGEEGDGDEIIDLIGQRDEHTAESWVHKIKQRFGDEVPEGLLDDAELQIYARLYGEPIIRQEAELMVEQEEDLSLLREDGQGGWEEVNLEESATAEDDVSLVYDMDVSPEERETLAMQRTREVAEQLGGEIMLEEFENEAVPDSAPRMHPLTLEGKFGTDPTTIHLPKDTVTGPISVILSEFSNKHISETARRLFGGPGLPHSSTTAPPRAQLPQLPIALQASRRHMGAMEANAYLAALYPGIYASTLSVMVEVRKRLGVDWIRRLIAQDGGPNVLDASGGGAGILAWRDVIRAEWELMVPDHPAGAPIPFGRSTVLTGSDALRVRAAVMLENTTFLPRLPDYVHVREKPTIDDLRDAPKRKQYDIIIAPHSLLGLEEEHERKQHVENLWSLLNPNGGILILLEKGRQKGFEAISGAREMLLKRHIASPGSTEYDNFLEDPDQREVIEKERGMIVAPCTNHSTCPMHNSSGATKGRRDYCHFEQRYIRPPFLQRIMGAKDRNHEDLKFSYLVVQRGVDLRQEQAIRQGPEATDAAFEGFEDEESDIPNKPAFHTLSLPRAIYPPMKRRGHVIFDLCTPAGKIERWTVPRSYSRQAYRDARKSHWGDLWALGAKTRVPRNLNLGEKHGEGKKERLARRAATKNSIRDAEEEGDFENEGEEEDEDYEVYDSDIPDVPVKKRGQHIPSWKKHNDKKKLRQAYNKRSVDE